One genomic segment of Vibrio sp. SCSIO 43136 includes these proteins:
- a CDS encoding efflux RND transporter periplasmic adaptor subunit has protein sequence MNRNLLKPAIAGTAAIAMVSWIGYSFYQAYQPQPVRLQGLIEAQQYNISSKVAGRIDEVLVRKGDMVKQGDLVFTIYSPELDAKLEQALAGKEAATALAQEAEKGARTQQIQASKDQWQKAKAAADLMEKTYKRVNNLFQDGVVAEQKRDEALTQWQAAKYTESAAFQMYQMAKEGARDETKRAAAEKARMAAGSVAEVEAYAADTKIKSWFEGEVSQVLLNSGELAPQGFPVVTVVDTQDAWAVFNVREDLLSEFKKGSQFEAFVPALNQSIEFEVSHVAVMGDFATWRSTDPSQGFDMRTFEVEARPTTAQPELRMGMSVVLEGLKYAP, from the coding sequence ATGAACCGTAATCTTCTAAAACCTGCCATCGCTGGCACTGCTGCAATCGCTATGGTGAGCTGGATTGGTTATAGCTTCTACCAAGCTTATCAACCACAGCCCGTTCGCCTTCAAGGTTTGATTGAAGCTCAACAATACAATATTTCGTCTAAGGTAGCTGGACGCATAGATGAAGTACTAGTTCGCAAAGGTGACATGGTTAAACAAGGCGATTTAGTGTTTACCATATACAGCCCTGAACTTGACGCTAAGCTTGAACAAGCACTAGCAGGCAAAGAGGCTGCAACCGCACTAGCCCAAGAGGCGGAAAAAGGTGCTCGAACTCAACAAATACAAGCCTCGAAAGACCAATGGCAAAAAGCGAAAGCCGCAGCAGATTTGATGGAAAAGACCTATAAACGAGTCAATAACCTATTCCAAGATGGCGTGGTTGCCGAACAAAAAAGAGATGAAGCATTAACCCAGTGGCAAGCGGCAAAATACACCGAAAGCGCAGCATTCCAGATGTATCAAATGGCTAAAGAAGGTGCCCGCGATGAGACCAAACGCGCAGCAGCCGAGAAAGCTCGAATGGCGGCAGGAAGCGTTGCAGAAGTAGAAGCGTACGCTGCAGACACCAAGATTAAAAGTTGGTTCGAAGGCGAGGTATCTCAAGTCTTATTGAACAGTGGTGAGCTTGCACCACAAGGCTTTCCAGTCGTGACCGTTGTTGATACTCAAGATGCTTGGGCGGTCTTTAACGTCCGAGAAGACTTGCTCAGCGAGTTCAAAAAAGGCTCTCAATTTGAAGCTTTTGTCCCTGCACTTAACCAAAGCATTGAGTTTGAAGTAAGCCACGTAGCTGTAATGGGTGATTTTGCGACATGGCGTTCTACCGATCCTTCTCAAGGATTTGATATGCGTACTTTCGAAGTAGAAGCACGTCCAACAACCGCTCAGCCAGAACTTCGAATGGGCATGAGCGTTGTTCTAGAGGGACTTAAGTATGCACCGTAA
- a CDS encoding TolC family protein, which yields MKKSSLALMLGSVFCLAPISALAQPVSFEQAWQLVQQNNDSLAASQANLQRYQYMQDSRDSLNLPSISLSANYTMLDQNVSVNGQQLLDATSIDNAALASIIGGLVGNIDASGLSTTISDRHVYGSSIRAVWPIFTGGKITAAQDIAAGQTEEARSQFEMERQAKYEDLSKYYFGVVLAQEVLETRKAVEKGLSQHRDFAIKLEKQGQIAKVERLQAEASLDKAKVDRQKAQRDLDIAITALASLLNQSDISLDSRLFVNEVLPPLDAFIDQTIATYPGLRILDAKEKQASNLVKVEKSAYYPNVYLYGDYSLYEHDSLASQMKPDWLVGIGVSVPIIDTNGRSDRAQAAHSAVLQVQYLRDQAKRDLSVLVEKTYLEAEQAVEEVHGLNSSLKLANENLNLRSKAFTQGLSNSLEVVDAELYLASIKTQQHLAKYNYLISLSKLLALSNEMSTFAQYQQSATDSQ from the coding sequence ATGAAAAAATCCTCGCTCGCACTCATGCTCGGAAGTGTTTTTTGCTTAGCACCAATCAGTGCGCTCGCTCAACCCGTTAGCTTCGAACAAGCTTGGCAGTTGGTTCAACAAAACAACGATTCACTAGCTGCGTCGCAAGCGAACCTACAGCGTTATCAATACATGCAAGATTCACGAGACTCGTTGAATCTACCGAGTATTTCACTCTCGGCTAACTACACTATGTTGGACCAAAACGTTTCAGTGAATGGTCAACAGTTACTCGATGCAACATCCATTGATAATGCTGCACTTGCATCAATCATTGGCGGTCTTGTAGGGAATATTGATGCCTCTGGGCTGTCCACGACCATCTCCGACCGTCACGTGTACGGCTCATCTATTCGAGCAGTGTGGCCAATTTTTACAGGGGGTAAAATCACGGCAGCACAAGACATTGCCGCTGGGCAAACCGAGGAAGCTCGCAGTCAATTTGAAATGGAGCGCCAAGCCAAGTACGAAGACTTAAGCAAATACTATTTTGGTGTAGTGCTTGCGCAAGAAGTGCTTGAAACACGAAAAGCGGTAGAGAAAGGGTTAAGCCAACACCGAGATTTTGCCATCAAACTCGAGAAACAAGGTCAAATCGCCAAAGTAGAGCGTCTTCAAGCCGAAGCTTCGTTAGATAAAGCCAAAGTCGATCGCCAAAAAGCCCAACGCGACTTAGATATTGCCATCACCGCATTGGCAAGTTTGCTCAATCAATCTGACATTAGCTTAGACAGCCGACTGTTTGTTAACGAAGTGCTTCCACCACTGGATGCATTTATCGACCAAACCATTGCCACCTACCCTGGCCTTCGCATATTAGATGCCAAAGAAAAGCAAGCGAGCAACTTAGTCAAAGTTGAGAAAAGTGCCTACTACCCAAACGTTTATTTATATGGTGACTACAGCTTATACGAGCATGACAGCCTTGCCAGCCAAATGAAACCGGATTGGTTAGTCGGTATTGGCGTCAGTGTTCCCATCATCGATACCAATGGACGTTCTGATCGCGCCCAAGCCGCTCACAGCGCCGTACTTCAAGTCCAATACTTAAGAGATCAAGCAAAGCGTGATTTATCAGTATTGGTGGAGAAAACCTACCTTGAAGCTGAGCAAGCGGTCGAGGAAGTCCACGGACTCAACTCAAGCCTGAAGCTCGCCAATGAAAATTTGAATCTGCGCAGCAAAGCCTTCACCCAAGGTTTATCGAATTCGTTAGAAGTCGTTGATGCCGAGCTTTACCTTGCGAGCATCAAAACTCAACAACACCTCGCTAAATACAACTATCTGATCTCCCTAAGTAAGCTTCTTGCACTGAGCAATGAAATGAGTACTTTCGCACAATATCAACAGTCAGCGACTGACAGCCAATAA
- a CDS encoding sensor histidine kinase — MTWNQLSFRHRLLIIMTLSGLVELLVLTWAGFAYIKHSQQLEMGEKALGIAQFLAQTPAVVEMVEKKQPNPMPVKLDNLTNLIGATFIVLGDQDGIRLTHPIKERVGKPMKGGDNVRALVHGESYVSFAEGSLGKSVRGKTPVFDGHGNIIGVISVGYLLDSLQDRIEPYLAFLIAMALLVVVANGVLSNYLSRRFQRAILGFEPEELARLYVEQDVTMSTIREGILSVDKAGVIRSINKSACEILGIDQFRVLNKPITQVLPSSDLMTVLATKQPQVDVELRLNGHHVVANRNPIFVEGEVVGVVSSFRPKDEITELTKKLAQTRQYADMLRSQTHEHRNKLNTISGLVQLGETDTVQQLIGQETERYQSLIGVIRETIKDPLVAGLLLGKSERAGELGVNLRIDQESHLDPLTTLRSDDLVTVLGNLIDNGFEALLHSQHSKDLMVSISDYGTDVILEVEDNGCGWPEDMSEAQLFERGVTSKQGADRGVGLHLVRQIVDKYHGNIEIGERKPNGARITVYLSKEGNND; from the coding sequence GTGACATGGAATCAGTTGAGCTTTCGGCACAGGTTGTTGATTATCATGACGCTTTCAGGACTAGTGGAGCTATTGGTCCTCACCTGGGCAGGGTTTGCCTATATTAAACATTCTCAACAATTGGAAATGGGTGAAAAAGCGTTGGGGATTGCCCAGTTTCTTGCTCAAACTCCCGCAGTTGTTGAAATGGTTGAGAAAAAACAACCCAATCCAATGCCGGTCAAACTTGATAATTTGACCAACCTAATTGGCGCAACTTTTATCGTGCTTGGGGACCAAGATGGCATTCGCTTGACCCACCCGATCAAAGAGCGTGTTGGAAAACCGATGAAAGGCGGTGACAACGTTCGAGCTCTGGTGCATGGAGAGTCGTACGTCTCGTTTGCTGAAGGTTCTTTGGGCAAGTCTGTACGTGGCAAAACACCAGTATTCGATGGGCACGGCAATATAATTGGTGTTATCTCCGTTGGTTATCTTCTAGATTCTCTTCAAGACAGAATTGAGCCTTACCTCGCGTTTCTTATTGCGATGGCGCTGCTGGTGGTCGTGGCCAATGGTGTACTTTCCAACTATTTATCAAGAAGGTTCCAGCGCGCAATACTTGGATTTGAACCAGAAGAACTCGCACGTTTGTACGTTGAGCAGGATGTGACTATGAGTACCATCCGAGAAGGGATATTGAGCGTAGATAAAGCGGGAGTGATACGTTCAATCAATAAGAGTGCTTGTGAAATCCTAGGGATTGATCAATTTAGAGTTTTAAATAAGCCCATCACACAGGTGTTGCCGAGTAGCGATTTGATGACGGTGTTGGCAACCAAGCAGCCTCAAGTAGATGTAGAGTTGCGCCTCAACGGACACCATGTAGTTGCAAACCGCAACCCTATTTTTGTCGAAGGTGAAGTGGTGGGTGTGGTCTCTAGTTTCCGCCCGAAAGATGAGATAACTGAACTCACTAAGAAGCTTGCTCAAACAAGGCAATACGCAGACATGCTGCGGTCGCAAACCCATGAACATCGAAATAAGTTGAACACCATTAGTGGCTTAGTGCAATTGGGTGAAACAGACACGGTCCAACAGTTGATAGGACAAGAGACTGAACGTTATCAGTCGTTGATAGGTGTAATTCGAGAAACCATTAAAGATCCATTAGTGGCAGGGTTGTTGCTCGGTAAGTCCGAGCGAGCGGGTGAGCTCGGGGTGAATTTGCGAATTGACCAAGAGTCGCACCTCGACCCACTCACCACCTTACGCTCCGATGACCTAGTGACAGTTTTAGGTAACTTGATCGATAACGGGTTTGAAGCACTGCTGCACAGCCAGCACAGTAAAGACCTAATGGTGTCGATTAGTGACTATGGCACTGATGTTATTTTGGAAGTTGAAGACAATGGCTGCGGCTGGCCTGAAGATATGAGTGAAGCGCAACTGTTTGAGCGTGGTGTTACCAGCAAACAAGGGGCAGATAGAGGTGTAGGTTTGCATTTGGTGCGCCAGATTGTCGACAAATACCATGGAAATATTGAGATAGGTGAACGCAAGCCAAATGGGGCACGAATTACCGTTTATCTGTCCAAGGAAGGAAACAATGACTAG
- a CDS encoding response regulator, whose amino-acid sequence MTSTTRVMIVEDDMALAEVHRRYLEQIGGYDVVGLATSEQEALMQLDVIQPELVLLDVYLPDGNGLNILREIRQLQQPSDIILITAARDVDTLQEAMRGGVVDYLLKPVMFPRLEAALTKFQQQRNKLDMASGLDQSLVDTMMQTSADKQPQSIRLPKGIDAVTLDKIRALFNNNTKLTADEAGTNIGASRTTARRYLEYLITSGELEADVLYGSVGRPERTYKKLLR is encoded by the coding sequence ATGACTAGTACAACCCGAGTGATGATTGTGGAAGATGATATGGCGCTGGCAGAGGTACATCGGCGCTATCTCGAACAAATTGGCGGTTATGACGTGGTAGGCCTTGCAACGTCTGAGCAAGAGGCGTTGATGCAACTTGATGTCATTCAGCCGGAATTGGTATTGCTCGACGTATACCTGCCTGACGGCAATGGGCTTAATATTTTACGAGAGATCCGCCAACTGCAGCAGCCAAGTGACATCATCCTAATCACTGCCGCCCGTGATGTAGATACCTTGCAGGAGGCCATGCGCGGTGGTGTGGTTGATTATCTGCTCAAACCCGTGATGTTTCCGCGTCTAGAAGCAGCACTGACTAAATTTCAGCAACAGCGCAATAAACTGGATATGGCATCAGGATTAGATCAGAGTTTAGTCGACACTATGATGCAAACCAGTGCTGATAAACAGCCCCAATCGATACGCCTACCAAAGGGCATTGATGCGGTAACGTTGGATAAGATCCGAGCACTGTTTAACAACAACACAAAGCTAACTGCTGATGAAGCAGGAACAAATATTGGGGCCAGTCGCACCACTGCTCGTCGTTATCTTGAATACCTCATTACTAGCGGCGAACTCGAAGCCGATGTGTTGTATGGCAGTGTTGGCCGTCCCGAGAGAACCTATAAAAAGTTACTTCGCTAG
- a CDS encoding tripartite tricarboxylate transporter permease, with product MLDGILSGLSTAIMPMNIMMVVIGCFVGTFIGMLPGLGPISAIALMIPISYGLDPASGLILMAGVYYGAVFGGSTSSILINAPGCSSTVVTAFDGYPMAQKGQAGKALALAAYSSFTGGTLSAIMLLVAAPALASVSLSFQSSDYFALMLLGLSAVAAFAGKGQVLKAWMMTILGLMLSTVGIDKGVGVERFTFGLTDLIDGFSFLLLAMATFALGETLMGILKPEQDTRNQENEQMANIGSMKVTKEEVKEVAPVSIRSSIVGFFTGVLPGAGATIAAFLSYGMERNLAPKEKREEFGKGSIRGLVAPESANNAASSGSFVPLLTLGIPGSGTTAIMLGALIAYGIQPGPRLFVDHPDVFWSVIISMYFGNIVLVILNLPLIPYISKLLAVPRTVLLPMILFFSITGVYLVSFNTVDVFIMLLIAMAAIMLRLANFPLAPLLLGFILGGLMEENLRRALMISDGELSFLWERPITAVFTVLAIAVLASPVITRIIQSYKKRNMVDTGNPNQVDH from the coding sequence ATGTTAGATGGAATTTTATCTGGATTGTCCACCGCTATCATGCCAATGAATATCATGATGGTGGTGATCGGCTGTTTTGTTGGCACCTTCATTGGTATGCTTCCGGGGCTTGGTCCAATATCGGCAATCGCCCTAATGATCCCTATCAGCTATGGCCTCGACCCCGCATCTGGCCTGATTTTGATGGCGGGTGTTTATTACGGCGCTGTATTTGGTGGTTCAACTTCTTCTATTTTAATCAATGCCCCAGGTTGCTCGTCGACTGTAGTCACCGCATTTGATGGCTACCCAATGGCACAAAAAGGACAGGCAGGTAAAGCACTTGCGCTGGCTGCCTACTCTTCTTTCACTGGTGGAACCTTATCCGCCATTATGCTGCTTGTTGCAGCCCCTGCACTTGCATCTGTATCACTGAGTTTTCAGTCTTCTGACTACTTTGCATTAATGTTACTTGGTCTATCCGCCGTGGCCGCATTTGCAGGCAAAGGTCAGGTGCTTAAAGCATGGATGATGACGATACTTGGGTTAATGCTCTCGACGGTCGGCATAGACAAAGGCGTCGGTGTAGAAAGGTTTACCTTTGGGTTAACTGACCTAATTGATGGCTTTAGTTTCTTGCTACTAGCAATGGCGACTTTCGCATTAGGTGAAACGTTAATGGGCATTTTGAAGCCAGAGCAAGACACCCGCAATCAAGAAAATGAGCAGATGGCCAATATTGGCAGCATGAAGGTGACCAAGGAAGAGGTCAAAGAAGTTGCACCAGTTTCTATTCGCTCATCGATTGTTGGTTTCTTTACTGGGGTATTACCCGGTGCTGGGGCGACAATCGCAGCATTTCTCAGCTATGGCATGGAGCGTAACCTTGCGCCAAAAGAAAAGCGTGAGGAGTTCGGAAAAGGCAGTATTCGTGGATTAGTAGCACCAGAGTCTGCCAACAACGCAGCATCAAGCGGCTCTTTCGTCCCACTGCTCACACTGGGTATCCCAGGCTCTGGTACTACAGCGATCATGCTAGGTGCGCTGATTGCTTACGGAATTCAACCTGGACCTCGCTTGTTTGTCGATCATCCGGACGTGTTTTGGTCAGTGATCATCTCGATGTACTTTGGCAACATCGTGCTGGTCATCTTGAACCTGCCGCTCATTCCATATATTTCTAAACTATTAGCGGTACCAAGAACCGTATTGCTGCCAATGATTTTGTTTTTCTCTATTACTGGCGTGTATTTGGTTTCTTTCAATACTGTCGATGTTTTTATCATGCTGTTGATTGCTATGGCTGCAATCATGCTAAGACTGGCTAACTTCCCATTAGCACCATTACTGCTGGGCTTTATTTTAGGAGGGCTAATGGAGGAGAACCTGCGAAGAGCGCTGATGATCAGTGATGGTGAATTGAGTTTCCTATGGGAGCGCCCTATTACAGCGGTGTTTACTGTACTTGCTATCGCAGTACTCGCTTCCCCCGTGATCACCCGAATAATCCAAAGCTATAAAAAGCGCAACATGGTAGACACAGGGAATCCAAACCAAGTCGATCACTAA
- a CDS encoding tripartite tricarboxylate transporter TctB family protein, which produces MTKQPTQLLCRDRVGAIIFLVVCLTYGYQTSLIPMFPGDEYEPFTARTLPTILSIVGSLLALALIITAKPDEETGAVLDFNWKLLISFLVLMALYGLGLTYLGFLLATSLFLLAGFYLLGERRKSILFGASFPFVTAFYLLLTQGLDIYLEPGIIFNAW; this is translated from the coding sequence ATGACCAAGCAGCCCACCCAACTTTTATGTCGTGACCGAGTGGGAGCAATTATCTTTTTGGTAGTTTGTCTTACCTACGGTTACCAAACCAGCCTTATCCCGATGTTTCCCGGTGATGAGTACGAACCTTTTACTGCTCGAACCTTACCAACCATTTTGTCCATTGTTGGGTCACTGCTTGCTTTGGCTCTAATCATTACAGCCAAGCCTGATGAAGAGACTGGTGCTGTGTTGGATTTTAACTGGAAACTGCTGATTTCATTTTTAGTCTTGATGGCGCTTTACGGGTTGGGATTAACCTACTTAGGCTTCCTACTCGCAACAAGTCTATTTTTGCTCGCAGGTTTTTACCTGTTAGGTGAGCGTCGGAAATCGATACTGTTTGGCGCATCGTTCCCGTTTGTTACCGCTTTTTATCTACTATTGACCCAAGGACTGGATATCTATCTAGAGCCGGGCATTATCTTTAACGCTTGGTAG
- a CDS encoding tripartite tricarboxylate transporter substrate binding protein: protein MLKQTKPTLLAALIAGVVSFSANAADIEKIHFLIPGGAGGGWDMTARGTGDALIKSDIVENVSFQNLSGGGGGKAIAHLIETAERQEDTLMVNSTPIVVRSLTGIFPQSFRDLTPVAATIADYGAIVAKPGSKYETWEDVVADFKENPRSVKIAGGSARGSMDHLVVAAAFKGEGFDAKAVRYISFDAGGKALAALLSGETQLLSTGLGEVLEMSKSGQVKILAVTAPKRLPAAPDIPTLTEYGNNTVFANWRGFFAAPGTSQAKIDEYNDALTKMYKTQQWATVRDRNGWIDSYKPDQEFYKFLEEQETVMGNLMRELGFLK from the coding sequence ATGTTGAAACAGACAAAACCTACCCTACTGGCAGCACTAATTGCAGGTGTTGTATCTTTCTCTGCCAACGCCGCAGATATTGAGAAAATCCATTTCTTGATCCCAGGTGGTGCTGGTGGTGGTTGGGATATGACTGCCCGAGGTACAGGTGACGCACTGATAAAATCAGACATCGTAGAAAACGTATCTTTCCAAAATCTATCTGGCGGCGGCGGCGGTAAAGCCATTGCCCACCTCATTGAAACAGCAGAACGCCAAGAAGACACCTTGATGGTGAATTCAACCCCGATTGTGGTGCGTTCATTAACAGGTATCTTCCCTCAGTCTTTCCGAGACTTAACTCCAGTGGCTGCAACTATCGCTGACTACGGCGCTATCGTTGCAAAACCTGGCTCAAAGTATGAAACATGGGAAGACGTTGTCGCTGATTTTAAAGAAAACCCACGCAGCGTTAAAATCGCTGGGGGCTCAGCGCGCGGAAGCATGGACCACCTTGTCGTCGCAGCTGCATTTAAAGGTGAAGGCTTTGATGCTAAAGCGGTGCGTTACATCTCCTTTGATGCAGGTGGTAAAGCGCTGGCAGCGTTATTGTCAGGTGAAACGCAACTGCTCTCGACTGGTCTTGGTGAAGTGCTAGAGATGTCGAAAAGTGGGCAAGTGAAAATCCTCGCAGTCACCGCACCTAAACGTCTACCAGCCGCTCCTGATATTCCAACACTTACCGAATATGGCAATAACACTGTATTTGCAAACTGGCGTGGATTCTTTGCAGCCCCGGGCACGAGCCAAGCCAAAATTGATGAGTACAATGACGCCCTCACCAAGATGTACAAGACTCAGCAATGGGCCACTGTTAGAGATCGTAACGGTTGGATTGACAGCTACAAACCTGATCAGGAGTTCTACAAGTTCCTTGAAGAGCAAGAGACTGTGATGGGCAATTTAATGCGCGAGCTTGGTTTCTTGAAGTAA
- a CDS encoding methyl-accepting chemotaxis protein → MMIANSLQRIGFKIKLLIVVFCIVAGTITTSNISANYFISDYIKVNEQSHIESQLNVIRDVLSESIEQKILLAQSLTVKLTNIEALLESTDFEQIYKLSYGMIFDRHGELSASTHSQDISARFAASTDKLSVSNIYRLNDAPHLAITVRHSEGAADMFVINLNTLTKKLEDMTVAGSFLELKDQHQAVVFTNKIDGDLTAFQNTIRVHDHDWMLTGYIDQQAIQQNVAKINQGITLSLLSAALGIIPISVLMLHLTMKPIASLRDIVTDLAQGDSDLTKRLIVRSQDDLGKISQSINLFIEKLQTLLISVKDAESQINTQTNQLSQQTQASQQILLNHTTETEQAAAAVAQMSQSADAVASSANVAAQLTNQASSEVERSHQAVSSAISSVENLTIEVEKMEHAVHHMNQETQTIGKVLSVIGEIAEQTNLLALNAAIEAARAGEQGRGFAVVADEVRSLAARTQSSTFEIQDMLAKLHQGSEEVVFGMEATRTGCQLANRRTEEVRTALEVVSTSVQEIDQLASSISLAASEQNTVSDEINQIMSKLQSMIEQLNYHSDSTQESAIHLNTTQCQLADIVTQFKLR, encoded by the coding sequence ATGATGATAGCTAATTCACTTCAACGCATTGGATTCAAAATCAAATTGCTCATTGTGGTGTTCTGTATTGTTGCGGGAACCATTACCACCTCCAACATCAGTGCTAACTACTTTATTAGCGATTACATCAAGGTAAACGAGCAAAGCCATATCGAGAGTCAACTCAACGTAATACGAGACGTGCTTTCAGAAAGTATCGAGCAAAAAATTCTACTAGCTCAAAGCTTAACGGTGAAACTAACCAATATAGAAGCACTACTGGAAAGCACTGATTTTGAACAGATCTACAAGCTTTCATACGGAATGATTTTTGATCGTCATGGCGAACTTAGCGCTTCGACGCACTCCCAAGACATCAGCGCTCGATTTGCAGCTTCAACAGATAAGCTCTCAGTTAGCAATATCTATCGACTTAATGACGCCCCTCACCTTGCAATAACAGTTCGTCACTCGGAAGGGGCTGCCGATATGTTTGTGATTAACCTAAACACCTTGACCAAAAAACTTGAAGATATGACCGTCGCAGGAAGCTTTCTAGAGCTTAAAGACCAACACCAAGCCGTGGTTTTTACCAATAAAATTGATGGCGACCTCACCGCATTTCAAAATACGATTCGCGTACATGACCATGATTGGATGCTGACAGGTTACATTGATCAACAAGCGATCCAACAAAATGTCGCCAAAATTAATCAAGGCATTACTCTTAGCCTATTGAGCGCAGCACTGGGCATTATTCCTATCAGCGTACTCATGTTGCACCTGACTATGAAACCCATTGCTTCATTGAGAGACATAGTGACCGACCTTGCCCAAGGTGATAGCGATCTTACCAAACGTCTAATTGTCCGCTCTCAAGACGATTTAGGAAAGATAAGCCAAAGTATCAATCTGTTTATCGAAAAACTGCAAACATTACTGATATCGGTTAAAGATGCTGAAAGCCAAATCAACACCCAAACGAACCAGCTTTCTCAACAGACGCAAGCTAGCCAACAGATATTGCTCAATCACACCACAGAAACCGAGCAAGCTGCGGCGGCGGTAGCGCAAATGAGCCAAAGTGCCGATGCAGTCGCTAGCAGTGCAAACGTGGCCGCACAACTCACCAACCAAGCCAGTAGTGAAGTCGAGCGCTCACACCAGGCGGTAAGTAGTGCTATCAGCAGCGTCGAAAACCTGACAATAGAAGTCGAAAAAATGGAGCACGCCGTCCACCACATGAACCAAGAGACGCAAACCATAGGAAAAGTGCTCTCTGTCATTGGCGAAATTGCTGAACAAACGAATCTGTTGGCGCTCAACGCAGCCATTGAAGCCGCTCGTGCTGGTGAGCAGGGCCGAGGTTTTGCGGTGGTCGCCGATGAAGTGCGTTCGCTTGCCGCCCGCACTCAATCTAGTACTTTTGAGATCCAAGATATGCTTGCCAAATTGCATCAAGGTAGCGAAGAGGTGGTATTCGGGATGGAAGCGACTCGAACAGGATGCCAACTTGCAAACCGGCGTACTGAGGAAGTGCGCACAGCGTTGGAAGTGGTCTCTACCTCTGTACAAGAGATCGACCAACTGGCGTCTAGCATTTCATTGGCCGCAAGCGAACAAAATACAGTGAGTGATGAGATCAATCAGATTATGAGCAAGTTACAATCCATGATTGAACAGCTCAATTATCACAGTGATTCGACTCAAGAGAGTGCTATTCACCTAAACACCACTCAGTGCCAGCTAGCAGATATAGTTACCCAATTTAAACTGCGTTAG
- a CDS encoding YhcH/YjgK/YiaL family protein — protein sequence MTIYQLDQFDKSSDLPEKIIDIINDVKQRLKNSARVGHYTIRHLNSFYFIVEEQTKPFEQTRAEIHHKFIDVQIVLEGQETYGFSPIAPCALEEVKLREKDVAYTSQVENERFYTLSPNEFMVFYPNQPHRPMLAKDTPNRVKKAVIKIDRALVEV from the coding sequence ATGACGATTTATCAGTTAGACCAGTTTGACAAAAGCTCAGATCTCCCCGAAAAAATCATCGACATCATCAATGATGTAAAACAGCGACTAAAGAACTCAGCACGAGTTGGGCACTACACCATCCGCCACTTAAACAGCTTTTACTTTATTGTCGAAGAGCAAACCAAACCGTTTGAACAAACACGCGCTGAAATCCACCACAAATTTATTGATGTGCAAATTGTTCTTGAAGGGCAAGAAACCTATGGTTTTAGCCCCATAGCCCCTTGTGCACTAGAGGAGGTAAAACTAAGAGAGAAAGATGTAGCCTATACATCACAGGTAGAGAATGAACGGTTTTATACTCTGAGTCCTAACGAGTTTATGGTCTTTTACCCAAACCAACCACATCGTCCGATGCTCGCAAAAGATACCCCTAATCGAGTAAAAAAAGCGGTAATTAAAATTGATCGTGCTTTGGTCGAGGTTTAA
- a CDS encoding GntR family transcriptional regulator — protein sequence MYVIEMCEFAMNDFNLEKENTKSENLTGYLIEAIVEGQIPAGSKISEPELAKRFSVSRGPLREAMMRLEGLGLIERIPHVGARVITISSEHLVELYSVREALEGMAARLAATNITDAELTSLEKLLNKHSSHIDEVEGKSYFHQHGDFDFHYRIIKASRNSKLVSLLCDELYQLLRMYRYQSPRSHSRPNEALDEHKQILKAIRNKDAELAEMLMRRHIAGSRLLIQNQIEEQKENAS from the coding sequence ATGTACGTTATCGAGATGTGTGAATTTGCTATGAATGACTTCAATCTAGAGAAGGAAAACACTAAATCAGAAAACCTCACGGGGTATTTGATTGAGGCCATTGTCGAAGGGCAGATCCCTGCGGGAAGCAAAATTTCTGAGCCAGAGTTAGCGAAACGATTTTCTGTGAGCCGTGGGCCATTACGCGAAGCAATGATGCGATTGGAGGGGTTAGGCTTGATTGAGCGAATCCCCCATGTTGGTGCCAGAGTCATCACTATCTCTAGCGAGCATTTGGTAGAACTTTACAGTGTACGTGAAGCCTTAGAAGGAATGGCGGCAAGACTTGCGGCGACCAACATCACTGATGCAGAGCTGACTTCTCTTGAGAAATTGTTAAACAAGCACTCAAGCCATATCGATGAAGTTGAAGGGAAGTCTTACTTCCATCAACACGGTGACTTTGATTTCCACTATCGCATCATTAAAGCCAGCCGCAATTCAAAACTTGTCTCACTGCTTTGTGATGAGTTGTATCAACTGCTGCGTATGTATCGCTACCAATCACCGCGTTCCCACTCTCGTCCTAATGAAGCGTTGGACGAACACAAACAGATTTTAAAAGCCATCCGCAATAAAGATGCAGAACTTGCAGAAATGCTGATGCGCCGCCACATCGCAGGCAGTCGCCTGTTGATTCAAAACCAAATTGAAGAGCAAAAGGAGAATGCCTCATGA